The Mycobacterium avium subsp. avium genomic sequence TTTGCGCGCGCCCAACTCCGCGCGTCGCCACCGACACCGTCAGCATCAAGGATTTTTTGGGTCGCTGCCATCATCTTGTCCACCGCGTCGCGACTGGCGTTTGCAGCGTCGGCATTGCAGCGCATCTGGACTGCTTGAATTTCCGCTAACTTCTCAGGAGGCAGCTTCTTCGATGCCAGGATTTCGTTGATCTCGCGGTTGCCCGTACTGGCTATCTCCGACAACCGGCTCCGCAAATAATCGGTGGCATCAGCAGCCGAATTGAATGCCGATGCCTTTGCCTGGTATTTCTCAGCGAGATCTAGGTGAAACTTCTCACCCTGCTGGAATCGATCGATCAGATCATCTGCTGTGTGCCCCTGATTGTGGGCCGCAAACAGCGTCCACTGAGTACGCAAGGTCTGCGAATAAATCTGCTGCTCCACGCATGATTCGCTCCAATGCTGAGCACCAGCGCGTAGAGCCGTCGACGGTGCTGGCCACCAAGGGCCAATAAGCGCCACTGTCCAGGTCCCAGGCGGAAGGTCAAGCCCCACCGCATACCTTTTTCATCGCAATATCCTTAGCGATCACATCATCGAGCGCAGCCTGATAATCAGCATCGCTGGCGGCTGCACTGTTGTTGTTTGCAGTGACCGCTCCATACGCTGCCGCCCATGCTTTCGCGGCATCGCGACGATCGGCATCAAGTGCCAAGTTGTCAGCAGGCATGTTGAGCAGGAGTGCCCCGTTAGTATCGGCGATCCGCGCTAGCGCACGATCGTTGGCATTAGTGTCGGTCGCTACTGCCTGCGCCACTAACCTATAGGTGTCGCATAGGTGCTTTTGCGCAGCTGCAGTTTCGCTGAGGGTGTATTTCGGCAATGTGGTCGCCACGGCCAATCTTGTGGCGGGGCGAATAAGAGCGATTGCCGGTGCGCCAGCGGCGACTGCGGCCGTCACGGCTAGGGCAATCGCCAGCCATGGCCGCGCGCGTCGCGCCGGCTGCCAAGGATAGGACGGTGGCCGACTACCCACGGGCGGATGGACGCTTGGCCCCTCACCAACGCCAGCAGGTAGGTCGCCTACCATGTGCCCTCCTACTAGTCAGAACGCGCCTGACGTGCCATCACCGCTACCTCTCAATAGTGAGGCAGGCGGCGGGACGACAGCAATTCACCGTGCGGTACTGTGCCGTGCTAGCCCAACTCCCACCCATATCCCCACCCTGCGCACTCTGCCAGTCAAGCGTTCCTCGCAGCAGCGGGTGGCTCATATGCGCCCAAGGCGTATCTCCGAAGGGCTGGGACACCTGCCGTGCGGGTTTACCTATAAGGTTGCTCAGCTGCCTCCGCAGACCGTCTTCATTGCAGCGTTCTTGTTATTGGCATTGTCCAGCGCAGATTGCCAGGCGGGATCATCGCTACCCGTCGCCACGCTGGATGTTGCTGCCACATTGCTATACGACTCAGCCAGGGCAAGCGCAGCAGCGCGATCACCGGGGGCAATTGCCGGATTTGCGTTTACTGCTTCTTCCAGCATCACGGCTCCGTTTACCGTCGCCAGGTTCGCGCGGTCCGAATTTTTGCCATTCGTTTCAATTTGCACGGCGCGAGCGGCCAATCTGTACGTGTCGCACAACTTCTGATGCGCAGCCGCCGTCTGCTCTGCCGTGTACGAGGGCGTCGTTGAGGTGGTCGAGGAAACCGTTGACGAACCACCGGTAGGCCGTGTCAACGCGACCACCAGAGCCGCACCGCCCAGCAGAACAGCTACCGCGGCCAAGGCGACCGCCGGCCATGTCCTCGAACGCGGCGGCTGCGGAGGAAAAGCTGGCGCCCACTGCGTTGGATTCGGCGGCCCCGTCATTGGCCCCTGCCCAGGGGCCGGCGGCAAATCCCCCACCATGCTTCCTCCTAAGTGTCTGCAATCGCCCTTCGAGACCGTATCCCGAATACTCGGCTCCAATAGTTGAACAGCTAACGGCGTAACGAGCAATCACCGCGACTCCCGGTGGTGGCGAACTACCAGCCGCGAAAGCGTCGCTGCCGCCGATTCGCGGCGAGAACGCAGTCAGTGGTTGACGGTGCATGGGGCCCCACCGATCCGGATGGCACGTGCGACGAACAGGCAAGCGTTATAAGGCTTTTAGTGCCTCAGGGACACAATGGTCGAGCCGATCCGATAAAGGATCGGCCTCCATACCAACTTTCAAGCGTTCGATGGCGACGGGCTGGAACTGGGTCGCAGCGCGCGCATTTCGGTCGCGTTCTGCTCATCCATGTTGGTGAAACTGTTGGCCGCGTGGTGCGCCTTGGTGCCAACACCGGTCAGCGTCTCGCTGTGTGCCTGCAGGTTGTTGACGTGTTGTTCGTGCGCGACCGCGACGGCGCTATGGAATGGGTCGGCGGCGGCAAAGTCACCGAACATCCCGGACGCTACGGTCCCGCCCGCCAGTTGATCGGCCCCATCCCGGGCGTGACCGCCCGCGCGATGGGACTGGTTTCCTCCGGAGTGCAAAAGGTCGGTGTCGACGAACATCAGCACTCCTTCCCTGC encodes the following:
- a CDS encoding DUF2563 family protein, whose protein sequence is MFVDTDLLHSGGNQSHRAGGHARDGADQLAGGTVASGMFGDFAAADPFHSAVAVAHEQHVNNLQAHSETLTGVGTKAHHAANSFTNMDEQNATEMRALRPSSSPSPSNA